A region of Streptomyces cinnamoneus DNA encodes the following proteins:
- the ctaD gene encoding cytochrome c oxidase subunit I, translating into MVSDTARAKEAAGPAGGRRRGRILVDWLTTTDHKKIGHLYLITSFVFFLLAGLLAMVMRAELARPGLQLVSNEQFNEVFTAHGTIMLLLFATPAFAGFANAIMPLQIGAPDVAFPRLNMFAYWLYLFGGLVVVSSLLMPEGGASFGWTAYAPLDSVVRSPGLGSDMWIMGLALSGFGTILGAVNFLTTVIGMRAPGMTMFRMPVFTWNVLFTSILVLLAFPVLAAALLCLEADRRFGAVVFEAPYGGALLWQHLFWFFGHPEVYIIALPFFGIITEIIPVFSRKPIFGYTMLIGATMSITALSVVVWAHHMFATGAVLLPFFSFMSFLIAVPTGVKFFNWIGTMWQGSLSFETPMLWSAGFLVSFLFGGLTGVILASPPLDFHVTDTYFVVAHFHYVVFGTVVFAMFAGFYFWWPKFTGKMLDERLGKVHFWTLFTGFHTTFLVQHWLGAQGMPRRYADYLAADGFTALNTVSSIGAFLLGLSTLPFLYNVGKTAKYGRRVDADDPWGFGRSLEWATSCPPPRHNFVTLPRIRSESPAFDLHHPETARRAEPSPAAEPA; encoded by the coding sequence ATGGTGAGCGACACCGCGCGGGCCAAGGAGGCGGCCGGGCCGGCCGGGGGAAGGCGAAGGGGGCGGATCCTGGTCGACTGGCTGACCACCACCGACCACAAGAAGATCGGCCACCTCTACCTGATCACCTCGTTCGTCTTCTTCCTGCTCGCCGGCCTGCTCGCGATGGTCATGCGGGCCGAGCTGGCCCGCCCGGGCCTCCAGCTGGTCAGCAACGAGCAGTTCAACGAGGTGTTCACCGCCCACGGCACGATCATGCTGCTGCTGTTCGCCACCCCGGCCTTCGCCGGCTTCGCCAACGCGATCATGCCCTTGCAGATCGGCGCGCCGGACGTGGCCTTCCCCCGGCTCAACATGTTCGCCTACTGGCTCTACCTCTTCGGCGGGCTCGTCGTCGTGAGCAGCCTGCTGATGCCCGAGGGCGGCGCGTCCTTCGGCTGGACCGCCTACGCGCCGCTGGACAGCGTGGTCCGGTCGCCCGGCCTGGGGTCCGACATGTGGATCATGGGGCTGGCCCTGTCCGGCTTCGGTACGATCCTCGGCGCGGTCAACTTCCTGACCACCGTCATCGGGATGCGGGCCCCCGGGATGACGATGTTCCGGATGCCGGTCTTCACCTGGAACGTCCTCTTCACCTCGATCCTGGTCCTCCTGGCCTTCCCCGTGCTGGCGGCGGCGCTGCTGTGCCTGGAGGCGGACCGCCGGTTCGGGGCGGTGGTCTTCGAGGCCCCGTACGGCGGAGCGCTGCTGTGGCAGCACCTGTTCTGGTTCTTCGGCCACCCCGAGGTCTACATCATCGCGCTGCCGTTCTTCGGGATCATCACCGAGATCATCCCGGTGTTCTCCCGCAAGCCGATCTTCGGCTACACCATGCTGATCGGCGCGACCATGTCCATCACGGCCCTGTCGGTCGTCGTCTGGGCGCACCACATGTTCGCCACCGGGGCGGTGCTGCTGCCGTTCTTCTCGTTCATGTCGTTCCTGATCGCCGTGCCGACCGGGGTGAAGTTCTTCAACTGGATCGGCACGATGTGGCAGGGCTCGCTGTCCTTCGAGACGCCCATGCTGTGGTCGGCCGGCTTCCTGGTGAGCTTCCTCTTCGGCGGGCTCACCGGGGTGATCCTGGCCTCTCCCCCGCTGGACTTCCACGTCACCGACACGTACTTCGTCGTGGCGCACTTCCACTACGTGGTGTTCGGGACCGTGGTCTTCGCGATGTTCGCCGGCTTCTACTTCTGGTGGCCCAAGTTCACCGGCAAGATGCTCGACGAACGGCTGGGCAAGGTCCACTTCTGGACCCTGTTCACCGGCTTCCACACCACCTTCCTCGTCCAGCACTGGCTGGGCGCGCAGGGGATGCCCCGCCGGTACGCCGACTATCTGGCGGCCGACGGGTTCACCGCCCTCAACACGGTCTCCAGCATCGGCGCGTTCCTGCTGGGCCTGTCCACCCTGCCGTTCCTCTACAACGTCGGGAAGACCGCGAAGTACGGACGGCGGGTGGACGCCGACGACCCCTGGGGCTTCGGCCGTTCGCTGGAGTGGGCGACGTCCTGCCCGCCGCCCCGGCACAACTTCGTCACCCTGCCCCGCATCCGTTCCGAGTCGCCGGCCTTCGACCTCCACCATCCGGAGACCGCCCGCCGGGCCGAGCCGTCACCGGCGGCCGAGCCCGCCTGA
- a CDS encoding glycosyltransferase family 4 protein, translating into MHISFLIHNAYGIGGTIRTTYNLAGTLAEHHDVEIVSVFRHRDVPVFAPSDKIRLRHLVDLRKDSPSYDGDDPDYERPASVFPATEGRYKQYSALTDRRIAEHLRGLDCDVVLGTRPGLNVHIAQQARRGPARVGQEHLTLSTHSGPLKLTLRTHYPRLDAVTTVTEADARTYRKVMRLPGVRVEAVPNSVPAPALEPADGSGKWVVAAGRLAPAKRYDVLIRAFEKVVAERPDWRLRIYGAGAERAKLRALIDKLGLYNHVYLMGPATPLEPEWVKGSIGAVTSSLESFGMTIVEAMRCGLPVVSTDCPHGPGEIIDDGVDGLLVPVGKTDAIAAGLLKLINDDELRRRMGQAALESSARFDPGRVAGRYEELFADLTGRGALRGSLHRTRGALLSSALQVKDRSRSLRKGSAA; encoded by the coding sequence ATGCACATCTCATTCCTGATTCACAACGCGTACGGGATCGGCGGCACCATCCGCACCACGTACAACCTGGCGGGGACGCTCGCCGAGCACCACGACGTGGAGATCGTCTCCGTCTTCCGCCATCGTGACGTGCCCGTCTTCGCGCCCAGCGACAAGATCCGGCTGCGGCACCTGGTCGACCTGCGCAAGGACAGCCCGTCCTACGACGGCGACGACCCCGACTACGAGCGCCCCGCATCGGTCTTCCCCGCGACCGAGGGGCGGTACAAGCAGTACAGCGCGCTGACCGACCGCCGCATCGCGGAGCACCTGCGCGGCCTGGACTGCGACGTGGTCCTCGGCACCCGCCCCGGCCTCAACGTCCACATCGCCCAGCAGGCGCGGCGCGGCCCGGCCCGCGTCGGCCAGGAGCACCTGACGCTGAGCACCCACTCCGGGCCCCTCAAGCTCACCCTGCGCACCCACTACCCCCGGCTGGACGCGGTCACCACGGTCACCGAGGCCGACGCCCGCACCTACCGGAAGGTGATGCGGCTGCCCGGCGTGCGCGTGGAGGCCGTGCCCAACAGCGTCCCCGCCCCGGCGCTCGAACCCGCCGACGGCAGCGGCAAGTGGGTGGTCGCCGCCGGCCGGCTCGCCCCGGCCAAGCGCTACGACGTGCTGATCCGCGCCTTCGAGAAGGTCGTGGCCGAGCGCCCCGACTGGCGGCTGCGGATCTACGGCGCCGGTGCGGAGCGCGCCAAGCTGCGCGCCCTGATCGACAAGCTCGGTCTCTACAACCACGTCTACCTCATGGGTCCCGCCACTCCGCTGGAGCCCGAGTGGGTCAAGGGCTCCATCGGCGCCGTCACCTCCAGCCTGGAGTCCTTCGGGATGACGATCGTCGAGGCGATGCGCTGCGGTCTGCCGGTGGTCTCCACCGACTGCCCGCACGGCCCCGGCGAGATCATCGACGACGGCGTCGACGGCCTGCTCGTGCCCGTGGGCAAGACCGACGCCATCGCCGCCGGGCTGCTGAAGCTGATCAACGACGACGAGCTGCGCCGCCGCATGGGGCAGGCGGCGCTGGAGAGTTCGGCGCGCTTCGACCCCGGCCGCGTCGCCGGGCGCTACGAGGAGCTCTTCGCCGACCTCACCGGGCGCGGCGCCCTGCGCGGCTCCCTGCACCGCACGCGCGGCGCCCTCCTCAGCAGTGCCCTCCAGGTCAAGGACAGGAGCCGCTCCCTGCGCAAGGGGAGTGCCGCATGA
- the der gene encoding ribosome biogenesis GTPase Der, giving the protein MDEQIHTGDEHGELGDAEYAEFMELAAQEGFDAEEVEGALDEAGHGPLPVLAVVGRPNVGKSTLVNRIIGRREAVVEDRPGVTRDRVTYEAEWAGRRFKVVDTGGWEQDVLGIDASVAAQAEYAIEAADAVVFVVDATVGATDTDEAVVKLLRRAGKPVVLCANKVDGPSSEADAAMLWSLGLGEPMPVSALHGRGTGDMLDEVLKALPEAPAQTFGNAVGGPRRIALIGRPNVGKSSLLNKVAGEERVVVNELAGTTRDPVDELIELGGTTWKFVDTAGIRKRVHLQEGADYYASLRTAAAVEKAEVAVVLIDASESISVQDQRIITMAVEAGRALVVAYNKWDTLDEERRYYLEREIETELQQIAWAPRVNVSAQTGRHMEKLVPAIETALAGWETRVPTGRLNAFLGELVAAHPHPIRGGKQPRILFGTQAGTKPPRFVLFASGFLEAGYRRFVERRLREEFGFEGTPIHISVRVREKRGRKK; this is encoded by the coding sequence ATGGACGAGCAGATCCACACCGGCGACGAGCACGGTGAGCTTGGCGACGCCGAGTACGCGGAGTTCATGGAGCTCGCGGCGCAGGAGGGCTTCGACGCGGAGGAGGTCGAGGGCGCGCTCGACGAGGCCGGGCACGGCCCGCTGCCCGTCCTCGCCGTCGTCGGCCGTCCCAACGTCGGCAAGTCGACCCTGGTCAACCGCATCATCGGGCGCCGCGAGGCCGTGGTCGAGGACCGCCCGGGCGTCACCCGCGACCGTGTGACCTACGAGGCCGAGTGGGCCGGCCGCCGCTTCAAGGTCGTCGACACCGGCGGCTGGGAGCAGGACGTGCTCGGCATCGACGCGTCCGTGGCCGCACAGGCCGAGTACGCGATCGAGGCCGCCGACGCGGTGGTGTTCGTCGTGGACGCGACGGTCGGCGCCACCGACACCGACGAGGCCGTCGTCAAGCTGCTGCGCCGGGCCGGCAAGCCCGTCGTGCTCTGCGCCAACAAGGTCGACGGCCCCTCCTCCGAGGCGGACGCCGCGATGCTGTGGTCCCTGGGCCTCGGCGAGCCGATGCCGGTCTCCGCGCTGCACGGCCGCGGCACCGGCGACATGCTGGACGAGGTGCTCAAGGCCCTGCCCGAGGCCCCCGCCCAGACCTTCGGCAACGCCGTCGGCGGCCCGCGGCGCATCGCCCTGATCGGCCGCCCGAACGTCGGCAAGTCCTCCCTGCTGAACAAGGTCGCGGGGGAGGAGCGGGTCGTCGTCAACGAGCTGGCCGGCACCACCCGCGACCCGGTCGACGAGCTGATCGAGCTCGGCGGCACCACCTGGAAGTTCGTGGACACCGCGGGCATCCGCAAGCGCGTCCACCTCCAGGAGGGCGCCGACTACTACGCCTCCCTGCGCACCGCCGCCGCGGTGGAGAAGGCCGAGGTCGCGGTCGTCCTGATCGACGCGAGCGAGAGCATCAGCGTCCAGGACCAGCGCATCATCACGATGGCCGTCGAGGCCGGCCGCGCGCTGGTCGTCGCCTACAACAAGTGGGACACCCTCGACGAGGAGCGCCGCTACTACCTCGAGCGCGAGATCGAGACCGAGCTCCAGCAGATCGCCTGGGCGCCCCGGGTGAACGTCTCGGCCCAGACCGGCCGCCACATGGAGAAGCTGGTCCCGGCGATCGAGACGGCCCTGGCGGGCTGGGAGACGCGCGTGCCGACGGGCCGGCTCAACGCCTTCCTCGGCGAGCTGGTCGCCGCCCACCCGCACCCGATCCGGGGCGGCAAGCAGCCGCGCATCCTCTTCGGCACCCAGGCGGGCACCAAGCCGCCGCGCTTCGTGCTCTTCGCCTCGGGCTTCCTGGAGGCCGGCTACCGCCGCTTCGTCGAGCGCCGCCTGCGCGAGGAGTTCGGCTTCGAGGGCACCCCGATCCACATCTCCGTGCGGGTGCGCGAGAAGCGCGGCCGCAAGAAGTAA
- a CDS encoding lysophospholipid acyltransferase family protein: protein MRRDPGRGEAVGGRGEAVRVTASASGAAVGRRIGIGLMYGLWKPRVLGAWRVPAAGPVIMAVNHTHNIDGPMLMGTAPRPVHFLIKKEAFVGPLGPFLRGIGQLEVDRTGTDRTAVTGALQLLEQGGVLGIFPEGTRGEGDFASLRAGLAYFAVRSGAPIVPVAVLGSGERSSRVIRALPPLRSGVDVVFGDPFEAGDGSGRRTRKALDEATVRIQRHLGAHLADAKRLTGR, encoded by the coding sequence GTGCGTCGTGACCCTGGTCGAGGAGAAGCGGTCGGCGGCCGAGGAGAAGCGGTCCGCGTGACCGCGTCCGCTTCCGGTGCCGCCGTCGGGCGGCGCATCGGCATCGGCCTGATGTACGGGCTGTGGAAGCCCCGCGTGCTGGGCGCCTGGCGGGTGCCCGCCGCGGGGCCGGTCATCATGGCCGTCAACCACACCCACAACATCGACGGGCCCATGCTCATGGGCACCGCACCCCGCCCCGTGCACTTCCTGATCAAGAAGGAAGCGTTCGTGGGCCCGCTCGGCCCCTTCCTGCGCGGCATCGGCCAGCTGGAGGTGGACCGCACGGGCACCGACCGCACGGCCGTCACCGGCGCGCTCCAGCTCCTGGAGCAGGGCGGTGTGCTGGGCATCTTCCCCGAGGGCACCCGGGGCGAGGGCGACTTCGCCTCGCTGCGCGCGGGCCTGGCCTACTTCGCCGTGCGCTCGGGCGCGCCGATCGTGCCGGTGGCGGTGCTGGGCAGCGGCGAGCGCAGCAGCCGCGTCATACGGGCGCTGCCCCCGCTGCGCAGCGGGGTCGACGTGGTCTTCGGCGACCCCTTCGAGGCCGGCGACGGCAGCGGCCGCAGGACGCGCAAGGCGCTGGACGAGGCGACCGTCCGCATCCAGCGGCACCTCGGCGCCCACCTGGCGGACGCCAAGCGGCTGACCGGCCGCTGA
- the cmk gene encoding (d)CMP kinase has translation MSDTVETAARTAPAAVIVGIDGPSGTGKSSTSKAVAAKLGLRYLDTGAQYRAITWWMLSNGIDVDDATAVAEAAGKPEIVSGTDPSAPTIVVDGADAAGPIRTQEVTSAVSAVSAVPEIRTRLTELQRAIAAEAPHGIVVEGRDIGTTVLPDADVKIFLTASPEARAARRSGELKGKEATDLAATQAALVKRDAADSGRKTSPLAKADDAVEVDTTELTLDQVIECVVTLVEEKRSAAEEKRSA, from the coding sequence GTGTCTGACACCGTGGAAACCGCCGCCCGGACCGCCCCGGCCGCAGTCATCGTCGGCATCGACGGCCCCTCCGGCACGGGCAAGTCCAGCACCTCCAAGGCCGTCGCCGCCAAGCTCGGCCTGCGCTACCTGGACACCGGCGCCCAGTACCGGGCGATCACCTGGTGGATGCTGAGCAACGGCATCGACGTGGACGACGCCACCGCCGTGGCCGAGGCCGCGGGCAAGCCGGAGATCGTCTCCGGCACCGACCCGTCCGCGCCCACGATCGTGGTCGACGGCGCCGACGCCGCCGGGCCCATCCGCACCCAGGAGGTCACCTCCGCCGTGAGCGCCGTCAGCGCGGTGCCGGAGATCCGCACCCGCCTGACCGAGCTCCAGCGGGCCATCGCCGCCGAGGCGCCGCACGGCATCGTCGTCGAGGGCCGGGACATCGGCACCACCGTGCTGCCCGACGCCGACGTCAAGATCTTCCTCACCGCCTCCCCCGAGGCGCGTGCCGCCCGCCGCAGCGGCGAGCTGAAGGGCAAGGAGGCCACCGACCTGGCCGCCACCCAGGCCGCCCTGGTCAAGCGGGACGCCGCCGACTCCGGCCGCAAGACCTCCCCGCTGGCCAAGGCGGACGACGCGGTCGAGGTGGACACCACCGAGCTGACCCTGGACCAGGTCATCGAGTGCGTCGTGACCCTGGTCGAGGAGAAGCGGTCGGCGGCCGAGGAGAAGCGGTCCGCGTGA
- a CDS encoding prephenate dehydrogenase, which translates to MRTALVIGTGLIGTSAALALAGRGVQVHLSDHDPAQARTAAARGAGTDRAPEGRVDLAIVAVPPAHVAETLAEAVRGGLARAYLDVASVKGGPRRDLEALGCDLSGYLGTHPMAGRERSGPMAASADLFEGRPWVLTPTPGTDTEVLNLALELVALCRAVPVVMDADAHDRAVALVSHTPQLVSSMVAARLRDADETAVRLCGQGIRDVTRIAASDPRMWVDILSANPGPVADVLAGVAADLDETVRALRALESPDEDKRIDGATGVEDVLRRGNAGRSRVPGKHGAAPAAYETVTVLIGDQPGELARIFADAGRAGVNIEDVRIEHATGQQAGLIQLMVEPSAVAGLTATLRDRGWSVRQ; encoded by the coding sequence GTGAGAACCGCCCTTGTGATCGGAACCGGACTGATCGGCACGTCCGCCGCCCTCGCCCTCGCCGGCCGCGGAGTCCAGGTGCACCTGTCGGACCACGACCCCGCACAGGCGCGCACCGCCGCCGCCCGCGGGGCCGGCACGGACCGGGCCCCCGAGGGCCGCGTGGACCTGGCGATCGTGGCCGTGCCGCCCGCGCACGTCGCCGAGACCCTCGCCGAGGCCGTCCGGGGCGGCCTGGCCCGCGCCTACCTCGACGTCGCCAGCGTCAAGGGCGGCCCGCGCCGCGACCTGGAGGCGCTCGGCTGCGACCTCAGCGGATACCTGGGCACCCACCCGATGGCCGGGCGCGAGCGCTCCGGCCCGATGGCGGCCTCCGCCGACCTCTTCGAGGGCCGGCCCTGGGTGCTGACCCCCACCCCCGGGACGGACACCGAGGTCCTCAACCTCGCGCTGGAGCTCGTCGCCCTGTGCCGCGCGGTGCCGGTCGTCATGGACGCCGACGCCCACGACCGGGCCGTGGCCCTCGTCTCGCACACCCCCCAGCTGGTCTCCAGCATGGTCGCCGCCCGGCTGCGGGACGCCGACGAGACGGCCGTGCGCCTGTGCGGCCAGGGCATCCGCGACGTGACCCGCATCGCCGCCTCCGACCCCCGCATGTGGGTGGACATCCTCTCCGCCAACCCCGGCCCGGTCGCCGACGTGCTGGCCGGCGTGGCCGCCGACCTCGACGAGACCGTGCGGGCGCTGCGCGCCCTGGAGTCCCCCGACGAGGACAAGCGCATCGACGGCGCCACCGGCGTCGAGGACGTCCTGCGGCGCGGCAACGCCGGCCGGTCCCGGGTCCCGGGCAAGCACGGCGCCGCCCCGGCCGCCTACGAGACCGTCACCGTGCTCATCGGCGACCAGCCGGGCGAGCTGGCGCGGATCTTCGCGGACGCCGGCCGGGCGGGCGTCAACATCGAGGACGTACGCATCGAACACGCCACCGGACAGCAGGCCGGTCTCATCCAGCTGATGGTCGAGCCCTCCGCCGTGGCCGGGCTCACCGCGACGCTGCGGGACCGGGGCTGGTCGGTCCGGCAGTAG
- a CDS encoding DUF952 domain-containing protein produces the protein MIFHVVPLDDWLAVPDRPYSPASLADDGFVHCSPDEATTLAVATAYYREVPGPLMALLIDEHKLDVMVRWEAADPAPPPGAAPGALFPHVYGRITRDAVEGMMEIQRDEDGRATGMTVWS, from the coding sequence ATGATCTTTCATGTGGTCCCCCTCGACGACTGGCTGGCCGTGCCCGACCGCCCCTACTCCCCCGCCTCCCTCGCGGACGACGGCTTCGTCCACTGCTCCCCCGACGAGGCGACCACGCTGGCCGTGGCCACGGCCTACTACCGCGAGGTGCCCGGTCCGCTGATGGCCCTGCTGATCGACGAGCACAAGCTCGACGTCATGGTCCGCTGGGAGGCCGCCGACCCGGCCCCGCCGCCGGGGGCGGCCCCGGGTGCGCTCTTCCCGCACGTCTACGGGCGGATCACGCGGGACGCGGTCGAGGGGATGATGGAGATCCAGCGCGACGAGGACGGCCGGGCGACCGGGATGACGGTCTGGTCGTAG
- a CDS encoding pseudouridine synthase: MRSSGRNSGSGNRDDRGGRAGSPRPGSGGGRAGGGRSGGGRPESGGRSGGGYGGGRSEGGRSGGGRPESGGRSGGGRSGGGGYGGGRSEGGRYDGGRSGDRRDDRRDDRQQERPRRPRPEERRYDVGPDAERTRNGPTSGRTGGPSGARGAAARGGAKGGPRKSSTAGAGGRSSGPARGHGYAPARPRELDAKIEERNRERHNKPQVKTPKTFPGAEQEGERLQKVLARAGMGSRRACEELIEMARVEVNGEIVTEQGLRVDPEKDEIKVDGLTVATQSYLFFALNKPAGVVSTMEDPDGRQCLGDYVTNRETRLFHVGRLDTETEGIILLTNHGELAHRLTHPRYGVQKTYLAAITGPLPRDIGKQLKSGIELEDGWARADNFRVIQQTGKNYLVEVTLHEGRKHIVRRMLAEAGFPVEKLVRTSFGPIALGDQKSGWLRRLTNTEVGMLMREVDL; encoded by the coding sequence ATGCGAAGCAGCGGCAGGAACAGCGGAAGCGGCAACCGGGACGACCGGGGCGGCCGGGCAGGGTCTCCCCGTCCGGGGTCCGGGGGCGGGCGCGCGGGCGGCGGGCGTTCCGGCGGCGGACGCCCCGAGAGCGGCGGTCGCTCCGGCGGCGGCTACGGCGGTGGCCGCTCCGAGGGCGGTCGTTCCGGCGGCGGGCGCCCCGAGAGCGGCGGTCGCTCCGGTGGCGGTCGCTCCGGTGGCGGCGGCTACGGCGGTGGCCGCTCCGAGGGCGGGCGCTACGACGGCGGTCGCTCCGGGGACCGGCGGGACGACCGCCGGGACGACCGGCAGCAGGAGCGCCCTCGCCGTCCGCGCCCCGAGGAGCGCCGCTACGACGTGGGCCCCGACGCCGAGCGCACCCGTAACGGCCCCACCAGCGGCCGCACCGGTGGACCCTCCGGCGCTCGCGGTGCGGCGGCCCGCGGCGGCGCCAAGGGCGGCCCCCGCAAGAGCTCGACCGCCGGTGCGGGCGGGCGCAGCAGCGGCCCCGCCCGTGGCCACGGCTATGCCCCGGCCCGCCCGCGCGAGCTCGACGCCAAGATCGAGGAGCGTAACCGGGAGCGGCACAACAAGCCGCAGGTGAAGACCCCCAAGACCTTCCCCGGCGCCGAGCAGGAGGGCGAGCGCCTGCAGAAGGTGCTGGCCCGGGCGGGCATGGGCTCCCGCCGTGCCTGCGAAGAGCTCATCGAGATGGCCCGCGTCGAGGTCAACGGCGAGATCGTCACCGAGCAGGGCCTGCGCGTCGACCCGGAGAAGGACGAGATCAAGGTCGACGGCCTGACGGTCGCCACCCAGTCGTACCTCTTCTTCGCGCTGAACAAGCCGGCCGGCGTCGTCTCCACCATGGAGGACCCGGACGGCCGCCAGTGCCTCGGCGACTACGTCACCAACCGCGAGACCCGCCTCTTCCACGTCGGCCGGCTCGACACGGAGACCGAGGGCATCATCCTGCTCACCAACCACGGCGAGCTGGCCCACCGTCTGACGCACCCGCGCTACGGCGTGCAGAAGACCTACCTCGCCGCCATCACGGGCCCGCTGCCGCGCGACATCGGCAAGCAGCTCAAGAGCGGCATCGAGCTGGAGGACGGCTGGGCCCGCGCGGACAACTTCCGCGTCATCCAGCAGACCGGCAAGAACTACCTCGTCGAGGTCACCCTCCACGAGGGCCGTAAGCACATCGTCCGCCGCATGCTCGCCGAGGCGGGCTTCCCGGTCGAGAAGCTGGTCCGCACCAGCTTCGGCCCGATCGCCCTGGGCGACCAGAAGTCGGGCTGGCTGCGCCGCCTGACGAACACCGAGGTCGGCATGCTGATGCGCGAGGTGGACCTCTAG
- the scpB gene encoding SMC-Scp complex subunit ScpB: protein MNDVHEEPRRPAEAPAGAPAVAELPLAPALEAVLMVVDEPATEEHLAKVLARPRREVERALRELSEEYTAQGRGFELREVAGGWRFFTRPAYADAVESFVLDGQQARLTQAALETLAVVAYRQPVGRSRVSAVRGVNCDGVMRTLLQRGLVEEAGTEPETGAILYRTTNYFLERMGLRGLDELPELAPFLPEAEAVEGDSPEGVPSFDPDAPDTEADDKTEL, encoded by the coding sequence GTGAACGACGTGCACGAGGAGCCGCGACGACCGGCGGAGGCCCCCGCCGGAGCGCCGGCCGTGGCGGAGCTGCCCCTCGCCCCGGCCCTGGAGGCCGTCCTGATGGTCGTCGACGAGCCGGCCACCGAGGAGCACCTGGCCAAGGTCCTCGCCCGGCCCCGGCGCGAGGTCGAGCGGGCGCTGCGCGAGCTGTCCGAGGAGTACACGGCCCAGGGGCGCGGCTTCGAGCTGCGGGAGGTGGCCGGCGGCTGGCGCTTCTTCACCCGTCCCGCGTACGCCGACGCCGTCGAGTCCTTCGTCCTCGACGGCCAGCAGGCCCGGCTGACGCAGGCCGCGCTGGAGACCCTGGCGGTCGTCGCGTACCGTCAGCCGGTCGGCCGTTCGCGGGTCTCCGCGGTGCGCGGAGTGAACTGCGACGGGGTCATGCGCACCCTCCTCCAGCGCGGTCTGGTGGAGGAGGCGGGGACGGAACCCGAAACAGGTGCGATCCTGTACAGGACGACGAACTACTTTCTGGAACGGATGGGCCTGCGCGGCCTGGACGAGCTCCCCGAGCTGGCTCCGTTCCTCCCGGAGGCGGAAGCGGTCGAGGGCGACTCCCCGGAAGGGGTGCCGTCGTTCGATCCGGACGCACCGGACACCGAAGCGGACGACAAGACGGAACTTTGA
- a CDS encoding segregation and condensation protein A, which yields MPPAASSPARRPLGRGPASRPAVPPPAGDDGARGGDPGRREDGGTARATAAGPEADGTAPAADTRPEPPAAGTAEQAAPSEPAALSEAADRAEPAGTPDTPEPAEAPEPADTTGGADAPDGAGTPDDGRFTIHLENFEGPFDLLLQLIAKHKLDVTEVALHKVTDEFMAHIRAMGPEFDLDQTTEFLVVAATLLDLKAARLLPAAEVEDEGDLALLEARDLLFARLLQYRAYKRIAEIFSGRLEDEAHRHPRTVGLEPHHAELLPEVVLGIGAERLAELAARAMRPRPAPQVYVDHIHAPLVSVREQAEVVVARLREAGEATFGRLTADASDTLTVVARFLALLELYRERVVVLDQDEALGALTVRWTGAADASPVVTDEFDREPETEPEEATA from the coding sequence ATGCCCCCAGCCGCCTCGTCCCCGGCCCGCCGTCCCCTGGGCCGCGGCCCGGCGAGCCGGCCCGCCGTCCCGCCGCCGGCCGGTGACGACGGAGCGCGCGGGGGCGACCCGGGCCGGCGCGAGGACGGGGGAACCGCCCGCGCCACGGCGGCCGGGCCGGAGGCCGACGGTACGGCCCCGGCTGCGGACACCCGCCCCGAGCCCCCGGCGGCCGGCACGGCAGAGCAGGCGGCCCCCTCCGAGCCGGCGGCCCTCTCCGAGGCTGCCGACCGTGCGGAGCCGGCCGGGACCCCCGACACCCCCGAGCCGGCCGAGGCGCCCGAGCCCGCGGACACCACCGGCGGCGCTGACGCCCCCGACGGTGCCGGCACCCCCGATGACGGCCGCTTCACCATCCACCTGGAGAACTTCGAAGGCCCCTTCGACCTCCTCCTCCAGCTGATCGCCAAGCACAAGCTGGACGTCACCGAGGTAGCCCTGCACAAGGTCACCGACGAGTTCATGGCGCACATCCGCGCCATGGGCCCCGAGTTCGACCTGGACCAGACCACCGAGTTCCTCGTCGTCGCCGCGACGCTCCTCGACCTCAAGGCGGCCCGGCTGCTGCCCGCCGCCGAGGTGGAGGACGAAGGGGACCTCGCCCTGCTCGAAGCCCGCGACCTGCTCTTCGCCCGGCTCCTGCAGTACCGCGCGTACAAACGGATCGCCGAGATCTTCAGCGGCCGGCTGGAGGACGAGGCCCACCGCCACCCCCGCACGGTCGGCCTGGAGCCGCACCACGCGGAGCTGCTGCCCGAGGTCGTCCTCGGCATCGGCGCCGAGCGCCTGGCCGAGCTGGCGGCCCGGGCCATGCGCCCCAGGCCGGCGCCGCAGGTCTACGTCGACCACATCCACGCCCCGCTGGTCAGTGTGCGCGAGCAGGCCGAGGTCGTCGTCGCCAGGCTGCGCGAGGCGGGCGAGGCCACCTTCGGCCGGCTCACGGCGGACGCCTCCGACACCCTCACCGTCGTGGCGCGCTTCCTGGCCCTGCTGGAGCTCTACCGCGAGCGCGTGGTGGTCCTGGACCAGGACGAGGCGCTCGGGGCCCTGACGGTCCGCTGGACGGGCGCGGCGGACGCCTCCCCGGTCGTGACCGACGAATTCGACCGCGAGCCGGAGACCGAGCCCGAGGAGGCGACGGCGTGA